A window of Populus trichocarpa isolate Nisqually-1 chromosome 17, P.trichocarpa_v4.1, whole genome shotgun sequence genomic DNA:
TTAGTTCTCAAgaagtaaaaaattcaaacatttttCATCCATACATTCTTAGAAAAAGAATACAACAGatcagttaaaaataaattacaagcaATGATTGTGAGATTAGATGAATCTGACAATAAGAAAAAGGGAACAAACTCCAACCCATCACTATTATGCAGCTGACTCCTCATGGGTCTCATTACATTTCAGACAGGAAAACTTTTACAAGTTATGTATGAGGTGACAATAATCCAACAAAATGAAATCTTGAAAGTGCCTGAGTATTACAATCGTGTAATAGCCGAAGATTGCAGTAAAGAAATTTGTTAGAATCTACCCAATGTAGaaggtcaatttttttctcatagcAATTAATACTGGCAACATCATTGCAATTTATCAGCAGATCAGATGTAACTTTACATGTATGATAGAAATAAGAGGCAACGTAAACATATAGCAATTAGACAGATTTGAGGCTGACAGCAGACACAAATAATCAAGAGATACATCAATCTTCTCGTGTCTGCCACATCACTTTttgtaaaatcattttaaaccaTTTGCTAGCCCTCAAACAGCCACCTTGATATGAGATGAAGATCATGTACATTGTGGATCATTAACAACCGAAAAGTATCAACAGCAAATCTATGAGGATATGTATCTGCTAATGGAAAGACTACTACACCAAGAAACTCACTTGCATTGTTGTCACTGACGTCACTACACCATTAGCATCTGGCCGGCTTAGCACACTTGAATCCTGATAGAATCTATGGACCGATTCCGGTGAGGTGAGAAGAATATAGTAATACTGCTCAACAAAAGCATTTCCAACCACTTGGGCACTGGGAAGAGTTGGGTTGCTCGCTGTTTGTAATGCCATTCTGATGGATAGCAAAAGAGAATGCAGCAATGTCAATGAAACAGCATTTCTATACCTTAAAGAACATGATTAAAAGGTTTAAATAATCATGTTATATAAGTACTGGGGCAAGGAAATGAATAATTTCCTGATGTTCTTGGAATTacagtaagaaaaaaattcaaacaaagcGTGTAATCCACAACATGGAATTGACAGTTTCCATTGTACAACTATTGGGAAAATTCTCTCATGaccaaagggaaaaaagaacaaaaaaacaaaacaaatatgcgCTTGATATGTAATGCACCCACATTTTCACGAAAATAAGTACAGCAACATTGTCAGAGAGACTCTGATAGTCAACAACAACtgaaataaattctaaaaattttcaaaaacgaattgaaaaaattgaatatttaaagCGAATAGTGACATTCATCGGATCCAAATAGCATAACCCAAAGagaataaaccctaaacccaccCTTTAAAACACATAACTGAAATTTCCCATTAcagaaattcaacaaaatattacTTAATCAACCAACATtgacatcaacaacaacaataataaaaatagcccattttttctatataaaaaaaagaaaccaaaatcaTCACATTTTTATCAATGAtccaatattattaaaaagtagCAACTACCCATTATAATgcctgataaaataaaaaacaataaaatactcagaactttttaaaaagaaagaacatcaCAAAGCAAGCATtaaaaaagatgatgatttcGTAACTAAACAAAATGTACTCCACATagaaggaaaatataaaaaagggtaaaatccaaaaacaaaagaaggggCCAAAGAGAACCTGAAATAATGTTAAAACTCGAAAGCGAGAGAAAGGTTTGATAAGGTGAACCGGTATAGCGGGTGGCTTCAAAGAGTAGAGggggagaaaaagagaagagaacgGAGAGCAGACAAAACACGAAGAGACCGAAAGTTACCTGCGAATTGTGAAGCCTCTGTTTCCCTATAATGTTGGGCTACAACTTCTGTTGGTCCGGTTCCCTTTTGTTACGGTTTGTGGGTTTATCCATGTGCTGGAATTGAGTCGTTCCCGGTGAGTATTATTCGGGTTAACAATCAAACTGAACCCAGCCCAAAATAGTTcggttttgaattaaatttggGTATTAAAACCCGATCCAAATTTACTTTAGGTTCAGTTTCAGTTTGGGTTTTAagtgtatatataaataaataaataaaatctgtCCAagctaaatgatgaaataattaggtctgataaaataattttattaaacaatgataataaatgaattaaatttaaaaaagaaatgtgatCACAATGAactgcatataaaaaaaatgcttgctaaaagaaaaaaaaaatataaagtttaattctagacaattcaaagataaaagattaaattaaaaaataacaataaaaatgacaaaaaaaataaccaatgtAAACTCCAGTTAGAATGACAAACTCGTGATCCAGGTCATGAGGTCAAAACAATctcttagaaaacaaataaaaaaacataacaataccAGATTCTCAAATATATAAGgatgagatataaaaaatagtcaacaaaataaacctaaaaaaatttaaaaatagtgaACCCAGGCTAGGCCTTCAAACCTTGCGAGTCAGATCATGTAAacaagataacctaataaaaggCATAACAACAAAAAGTATGAAACTCTAACAAACAAAATGTTGAAGGGTgaagccaaaaaaatattcaatctaaaaaaaacgaCCTAAAAAGTATTCGAGTCAACCCAATCTAACTTGTCAGACCAATAACCTAGGATATGAGATTGGGAAACCTCATAAAAGGAAGGTGAATGAAAccacaaagtttaatttttaacaaacctagtgttgaaagataaaattaatcgatatgagaaaaaaatctaaaaaaaagaccAATGTTAATCTGAATTAACATTTCAGACTTGAGACCCTAGTCATGAGACTAGAATCAatgtactaaaaaaaatatgaaacacaATTCCCAACTAACTcattgttgaataatgaaattgaacaaaaataaagatttaaagcagaaaaatagcaattaaaagaataagaacaaaacttgaaacaaaaataaaatggtaggcatatttatttttggtacaGCAACATGAATCCCAATGAGAGGaaagagaataagaaaaaaagaaaaaggaatcgcCAAACACTTCCCACGTGAACACGTGTCACCTCATCATTAAGCTTTCATCGTAGTGCTTCCAATGCAATCGGGAATGACTACTTTCCCCCATCAAAATCTGCTTCACGCATTGGTAGAGCGCGATAGTCAGCTTTCATATGTTGGCTCGCGTACCACTCGCACCAACCAAAGTTATGTTGCATGTTTACCCTAGTGCACCATATTTGTTTCGATTTCAATGTTGGTCCCTTATcgcttaattgtttttcttaaatattttttttttattttgccaaaCTGAGCATcaaacaaacaatgaaatctTTCCTCAACATTTTAAGAACCTCATATCTAGGCAACTAGAATAAACTACCAActtaaatatcaaataaagtCAAAATGAAAGTATCGAATTAGAAAAAGAAGttaagtgacaaaaaaaaaaatttcatttgacCGTGCAAATTAGTCCCTAACATTAGAATGCAAAAGGTGTTCAATATTTGTTTAACCTTCAAATTCAGTCCCTAAAGttctaatttttataaattaataaaattaaattttattttgtcaaaccAAGCATCAACTAAGTGATGAAATATTCACTTGACACTGCGAGCTCCCCATATACAAGCATAAAAGCAAATCACCATGACAAATACCAAGTCAACGCAATGTTaaagaatcaatttaaaagaaaataaattgaggcACCAAAGTGAAAAAAGTATATGGGACTAAAAAAGAGCTTGCTTTGTGCAAATCCTCGTACAATGAAAGCTCTCATATGCACGTGAAACACTAATgtcctttagttttttattttgtatttaatttaattttaatgtagcTATTACATGAAACCCACAAAAACAACTAGATTAATAGATGATTTTGGCCCTGTTTGGCAACACGACTAGGTTGCATGTTTtcaagaatttgaatttttttattttaaatgtttttgtgttattgaatcattttgatgtgttgatattaaaaataaatttttttaaaacaatattaatttaaatttttttaaataaaaaacactttaaaaagtaactaaTATCATGTTACAAAACACTATCTTTATCTATTATTGTGTTCTTCAAGAGTTTGGGAGGTATGGCTCtggagaaaaagacaaaaaagaaaagaaaagtaaaaggtTCCTGCAATATGGTTTATAAGGCTAATTCCAAGGGTAAATGAAACACGTTGAATCGTGTAGCACAAGTAATGGACATCATAACATATCTGTTATTTCTACTTCTTTACCGGATATATATCATTGAATAATGTTGGTAATCCTCCATTACTTGTTCGActtgtaatatttttgtttttgtaatttataagaaaaaaatgtttttgcaatttgttaaaaaaaaaaaattatcttataaaaaaaaacttgttgcatGATCactcaattaaataattgagtgtcaaaataataaataacccaaCAAAACTGTGATCAATTCATATAAGAATTAAAGATACAtaaccacaaaaaataaaaaaaataaagttaaaaagatCTAAAATTGCAAAACAGGTTCTTTGTTGGAACAAACAAGATTACTAAAATGCTCAattccataaataaataaatacaagaggAGAAAGTATGTAAAGTAGAAGAATAACTTCAGGAGTTGTAGGAAGATGCGTGGACAATTAAGCAAGATGAGGGGAAGGTGGCTTTATGGTGGTTGGCATTATTTTTGTATGTACCAttaaaaatgtttgaaaatttatctgtgattcaagtatttataaattttaatttatttattttctcaagtatgaaaataaaaagtagtatCACATTACCTCGTAGTACAAGTATTGTAGGTGTCTCGTGGTTGAAGTGTTAAGAAattgtttgttaaaatttaatatgttttggatcgttttaatgtgttgatgttaaacataatttttaaaaaataaaaaaacatcattgacatgtatttcagcacaaaaaattatttaaaaaataaccacaaccatACTGTCATACATACTTTTAATTGTTGTATTATTGATGCAGATGTTGGTacatattaattattagttataatgtcttattatattattgatagAAAAATCGTTGATTGAAAGGTGTAGGGACATGTGTACAAGAAATTGTCGTCAACAATAAGGAATCCATTTATTAACAGGTGTTGCACGGCTTGACTTTCTCATAGCTTTTCATGGTAGTGGGAGTGATAACATGGTAGACATCAAAGAAGGTGAGTGGGAGTGATAACTCGTTGGCTGACTCAGGTAAAGGATGGGGTAACATCGTAGACGTCAGGTATCTTTACTTGGATGACAGAAGCAATAATGGCTTAGAGATAGAAGCTACAAATGACATTCAGACCGACATGGACTAATTCTCTCAAAATAATGAAGCTTTTGCCAGCACAAAATGAAGATAATAAGAGACAAAGCTAGATGGATCATTCGCATGCtatgttggtaaattaattaattaattaattccatgtcaatatataaattaattaatttaatgtaacataaggaattttttaattacatttgtTTGcattaattacaagaaaaaacacCCCAAAACTCATTATATCCAAGACCACCTTTACCTCCCCACGCTACACTCACCATGATCTTGCCACCACCGCACCCCCGACGTTCGTTGTCCAgtatttgatagttttctccACTCTCATCATCGATATTCATCACTCCACAACCAATCAACTCTCTATTATGGAAACCCAAGTGGTGTCGTGGTGGGGGTGGGTGGTGGAAATCAAATGGACAAGGAGCGATCTTCGTCGTTTTCGTCGGTGGTAGTGCTTTTTGTAGatggattttgatgatttttcgTAGGTGGAGCTTTTTcttaaatcgaaaaaaaaactgtgaattaaaaaaaaatcccaagtaaatcctaaaaaaaataacaaatcagtTTAAAATTTTGCAAAATATCTTATAGAATAACATAGCCTAATTGCTAATAGTATAAATGTTGATTGatgatattaaaacaatataaacttaaaaaaagataaaaaataactagCAAACTCGGGTGAACTTTTTAGAGTCGAACTAATAACTTAAACTCGTAACCAATAAAATCCTAGACTCAAGCTAAATAAAGATGTTCAATTCTCAAccactttaattttaaaggatgtaatcgaaaaaaaaatattaccaatttaaaaaatcagcaaaagaaaactcaacaaataacaataaataaaaagacttgagatgacccgagttatttttaaaatcagtgaaaaattctacagaaaaaaataaataaaaataacaaaacctggtctccaattgaataaataaaaaaggacaaaactaaaacataagcttaaagaaaggggaaaaaaatcaaacccaaacGAACCTCCAAAACCTTGGCTTAtctctaaaattcaaaattatcaatcaatcaatttccCATAGCTAATATCCAATAGAAAGGTCAtgacaaacaaaacaatatagATTCCATGGTCACAATACACAATATGGTAACAACAAAACTATTGCAAAAATTATATGTCAAGTATAAGTAAAGGGTTTTAATAACATTAGTGCTCTTGATCCATAAAAGGATTGGaggcaagaaattaaatttttttatgagaaccTCACAAAAAGTCTGCaggtcttttaaaaaaaagttgtcaattatatatttctaataaatgtACTATAAAAGAGGTATAAAATTGTAACAAAGATAGTCTAGATTATCAAACAACCATTATAACTGAGTTAGAggacataaaaaatttaagaattcatGCATTAGATCATTCGCTAAtacataagagaaaaaaaaagggttgaaatgacataaaaaaacatgtctgATTGAAGTATTTCTTAGAAAATGACCTAGTATGGAAGGCTATACTCTCAAATTATTGCATGTGGTCCCTTAATTGATAAGATTCATAAATTGTTGCCAAAGTTCTCAAAAGAGTTGCCTATTATCTAGTAAACTAGGATGAAAAGTTATACTATTCATCGATCAATGGTCAGTATTTAAAGAAGTATTTTCTCTAATAGAAAACCATACTAGAAGATGGTACTTCTGAAAAAATTAGAGGGTCAATGTAGAGATCACAACCATAtaatttctctaaaattataataattctaCTTTAAGCCTTTTGATTAAGCCTTGTTTCATATTTTATCTTAAGTTTAGGATTTTCTTCCTTTacaacaataatttaatttagtcaaTTAAGTACAACTAGTTATTTAAGTTTAAATGAACCTTTCTATTCATAAATGGCggaagagaaattgaaaaacttaaacattGCATCAAAAAGCTAGAGCacacattgttttttaaattaagttgatTAACTGAAATAGTTGATATGTTacacatgttttaaaatatagtcatttgattttaaattaatcatccTGTCTCCACATCTTACTTGGTTGATTTGATCAATTGATTTTAGTATAAGTGTGATGAGTTTAATTTTCACTTGAGAAATTAAGCATTATATGGGACATTGTTTAcacctaaaataaatatacatgtgTCAATCCTAGAGAATAATGATTagtcatgaaaaaaaagaggaatattATAACTAAAATTGATCATGAATCAAAAGAATCAACCAAGTTAGAAGAATCCTTAATTGATCTTGAAAGTTGAAAGAGTAATTGACTAATTGACCAAGTGATCAAAGGTCATGATTGACTAAGAGAAAACGATGACCAATAAATTTTATACGCATGTGAAACATCATAAGACTTAATCTTATTTAGGGTGGAATTCCCTGTTGAAGTAACTAGTATAAGTCATATATTAGTTTATGAGACATGTTGTATTCGGTAAAGAAGGAAAttagtttgtattatgaatcaataaatatgtCAAATTTGCAACCCtagtcatgagactaggataacccaatagaaagcaaattaataataataataattataaaactcaatctctaataaaattaatattaatgcatgtaattaaaaataaaaaatagattaaaaaagaacactAAAAAATGACTCAAGTTCACCTGCCATACatgtgactcgagtcatgagataaGAATgacttcatagaaagcaaactgaaacaaattacgaaacttaattttcaattaacccaatattgaatgatgaaattaagaaaaaaagtcaataaaaaaaaaaactcaagtcaactgaGTTAACCGATCAAACTTGTAGTTGGAGTAGTGAGACtaagataaaattagaataagtaaattaaaaaaaattatgaagctgaatccccaataaatctaatgttgaagaatgaaattaaaattttaaaaaaactaaatgaaggGGAATAAAACACTATTCAAGTGAATAGTGTTATGTGAGGAGGTGCATAATAAgatccttttctcttttattttttttgttaatttgataattttgtctGCATTGTGCTGCAACTTggatcaatgtttttttaacatgaaaaaatatccaggcattgctaatatttttctagtatttttttttaaaactgtgTGAAAATTGATCCGATATGACTCGGCCAACCCAAATGatcagtaaaaatataatttgacttaaaataaatatttaagacgAGATTCTTTAATAAACATTGAGAcgataatatattggattgattcaAATCAATCTGTGTTAATCTGTCAATTCGCATACCAAGTCATGAGATAATGATAAccatatagaaagtaaatcaaaataaattaagaagcttaatttttaataaaccaaatgttgaaggatggaaCTGAAAAAagccaattaaaaaaaggaccaaaaaaatgacccgggtcaactcgagttaacctatcaaacccgCAATtcgggtcatgagattgagataaccagTAGAAAgcagattaaaataaattataaaacttaattctcaatcaacttagtgttgaaaaataaaattgaaaaaaaatgattaaaaaaaatgacaaaaaacgACTCGGGTCAATCGGGATTAACTTGCCAAACTCGTAACCCAAGTAATGAGATGaggataactttatagaaagtagtccgaaaaaaaaaatcatgaagcctaattatcaataaatccaatgttgaagtataaatttttttttaaaaatcaattaaaaagaggaaaaaaaactcgagtcaactaaGTTAACATGAAAAACTCGCGATCTGAGTTATGAATTTAAgataacctcaaaaaaaaattaaaaaataattataaagctcaatcttaaataaataaatgataaaattaaaaattttaatatatatatatatatatatatatatatatataaaacaacatGAAGAGTCctcctctagttttttttatcacaatgcTACGTGATGCACGAGGACGCGCATCTTGTTTGGGCCATCACTTTTATCAATAATGGCAATGGTTGTTGATATATATCCTTGTTAGCAATTGAAGCAATCAAAAGAAGCATAGCTCAAGTAAAAACACATTGTCTGTCTGTGTCATTCTCTCCATACTTCATGGCATCGCCCAGCTTAGTAAGAATATTAGAGATCTGTAAGGTGACTCCGGCCTTAGATTCTGTTGACGCTGCAAAAGAATTCTCACTTCCTCTCACCTATTTTGACATAACTTGGTTCAAATTTCCTCCAGCCGAGTGCCTATATTTCTTTAAACTCAATGAGTCATCAAGTAGATCCAGCATATTTCACTCAGAAATTTTGCCTGCACTTAAACACTCACTCTCACAAACCCTCGGCCGCTTTGTTCCTCTCGCTGGCCACCTCACTTGGCCAGCCAACTCATCCAAACCCGTAATTGTTTATGCTCTGAATGATGCTCTGTCACTCAGAGTTGCTGAGTCTAATGCTAGTTTTGATCGCTTCATTGGAAATGAAATTCGTGAAGTTGATGAGTCACATCCTTATATACCTGAGTTGTATGTAACAAACATGATTGCTTCATTACTCGCTCTACAAATTACTTTCTTCCCCTGTAAAGGTTTCTCTATTGGCATGGCCATACACCATGCCATGCTTGATGGAAAAAGCGTATCTATGTTCCTCAATACATGGACTTATTTATGTAAACACAACCAGAACGAAAAGAGTCTCCTTTTATTGCCTGAATTAAGGCCATCTTTTGACAGGACTGGTCTCCAAGACTCATTCGGGCTCGAGTCAGTGTACTTGAAGCAGTGGGAAGCCACGATCATTCCAGGTTCGGAATTGAACTCACGAAGCTTGAAATTAATGCCAGATCTTGGAGTGCCAAGCAACTTGCTTCGTGCAACCTTTCGTTTGCCTCGTGAAGCCATTAATGAGCTTCAAGAAAGTGTGTTGCGCTACCACCAAGCAGGATTAAACCCTGGAAAGCAACTTCATCTCTCAACGTACGTGATTACATGTGCTTATGTATCAGTTTGTCTGGTGAAAGCAAGAGGAGGAGATGATAACAGGAAGGTTTATTATGTGTGTTCAGTGGATTGTAGAAGCCGCTTAGAGCCTCCACTTccacaaaattattttggtaattGTGTTGCTGTCCATCACATGGTTGCAGAAGCAAAGGCTTTTATGGAGGAAAATGGGGTTGCTATTGTAGCAGAGAAGCTTAGTGATTTGATAAATGGCTTGGAGAACGGACTTTTTCAAGGCGCAAAGGAGAGGCTTGTTATGTTGAGAGGATTGGGACAAGAAGTGCAGAAGTTCGGGGTTGCTGGATCAACACGGCTTGGGTTTTACGGCTTGGATTTTGGGTGGGGAAATGTTGAGAAGGCTGAGATCACATCCATAGATAGAACTAGAGGTTTCTCAATGATGGAGTTTGGAGATGTTTCAAGTGGAGGGATTGAAATTGGAGTTGTTCTGGTGAGGCAAGAAATGGAACGTTTTGCTTCTCTGTTTGTCAATGGCCTAAAAGCTCTACAATCCAGACTGTAATAACTCAGTTCAACAAAAATATGAACAGTATGGATTGACTTGTAAGATtgctttttgtattttaaattttagcttGTGTTCTTGGATCTTTAGATGCCAGAACCTTTTGATTACGACTAAATGGCTGAAAATTCTACAGTGCCTTGCTTATGAAgtctttattttctaaaatgaaGTGGGAAGGGAAATTTTAATGTGGTGTGCTATAACacaattatttcttaaattcttctccgttcaaagaaaaaaaaaccaaaactggaAGCCATTGTTACCGGCTATggtaataaattaaacaatttcgTAGCTAAACTTGAGAGATATATGGATTTGCAGTATTTAGATCAAgaaaaagtttgaaattaatgttaaatagatgttgaaaaatgatttttgagaGTATATTTCAGCTAGGAGATTTTGAGTAGTATGTAGATGCGTTTTCTTTTAACTAAAAACGCCATTTTAGTAATGGCCGGTTGAGTTTCACCGGAATCGAACAACAGTAC
This region includes:
- the LOC18107316 gene encoding malonyl-CoA:anthocyanidin 5-O-glucoside-6''-O-malonyltransferase, encoding MASPSLVRILEICKVTPALDSVDAAKEFSLPLTYFDITWFKFPPAECLYFFKLNESSSRSSIFHSEILPALKHSLSQTLGRFVPLAGHLTWPANSSKPVIVYALNDALSLRVAESNASFDRFIGNEIREVDESHPYIPELYVTNMIASLLALQITFFPCKGFSIGMAIHHAMLDGKSVSMFLNTWTYLCKHNQNEKSLLLLPELRPSFDRTGLQDSFGLESVYLKQWEATIIPGSELNSRSLKLMPDLGVPSNLLRATFRLPREAINELQESVLRYHQAGLNPGKQLHLSTYVITCAYVSVCLVKARGGDDNRKVYYVCSVDCRSRLEPPLPQNYFGNCVAVHHMVAEAKAFMEENGVAIVAEKLSDLINGLENGLFQGAKERLVMLRGLGQEVQKFGVAGSTRLGFYGLDFGWGNVEKAEITSIDRTRGFSMMEFGDVSSGGIEIGVVLVRQEMERFASLFVNGLKALQSRL